The Malus domestica chromosome 13, GDT2T_hap1 genome includes a window with the following:
- the LOC139190854 gene encoding uncharacterized protein, whose amino-acid sequence MNAFSTLLKLNDSDKFEWKDEHHAVFTQIKVSLMTPPILVPPRRGKPLKLYISAAKEFIGYLLAQDNDAGREQVIFYLSRNLNQPEINYSTVEKLCLTLFFTASKLRHYMLPSVTQVIAQIDVIRYMLTRPIVKDQIGKWTMALSEFSLQYVPQKAIKGQALADFLAQHPSPYGFGGNDVEIGMVETRNNYWTTYFDGSKEHIVTRFDVPETIITDNGTIFTAERFKEYTASLKIQLEQSTPYYPQANRQAKISDRDNTLCTNLGHDAMLPVELSINSLRIIEQSSLFSAEYNQSMRQELEDLEQARLDAYNLLVAQKRIVEQAYNQKVRQKTFGEGELVWQTVLPVGLKDPRFGKWSPNWEGSFVVHKVYGNGAYHLRDQTGLVHKLPINGKFLKKNYPVTWEMRE is encoded by the exons ATGAACGCGTTCTCTACGCTATTGAAACTCAATGACTCAGACAAATTTGAGTGGAAAGACGAGCATCATGCGGTGTTTAcgcaaatcaaagtctccctcatGACACCACCTATCCTCGTCCCACCTCGGCGCGGTAAGCCTCTTAAGCTATATATCTCGGCGGCCAAAGAGTTCATCGGCTAcctcctcgcgcaagacaaCGACGCCGGACGAGAGCAggttattttttatcttagtcGAAATCTCAACCAaccagagatcaattattcTACCGTCGAGAAGCTTTGCCTCACTTTATTTTTCACCGCATCAAAACTTagacattacatgctcccgtcaGTCACCCAGGTCATTGCCCAGATCGACGTCATCCGCTACATGCTCACTCGGCCAATAGTAAAAGACCAaattgggaaatggacaatGGCGCTGTCCGAATTCAGCTTGCAATACGTGCCCCAGAAAGCTATCAAAGGCCAGGCACTGGCTGATTTCCTTGCTCAACACCCTTCCCCATATGGTTTTGGGGGCAACgacgtcgaaatcggcatggttgaaACGCGCAATAACTACTGGACGACGTACTTTGACGGCTCAA aagaacacattgtgaccagattcgacgtaccagaaacgatcataactgacaatggcacaatcttcacagccgagaGGTTTAAAGAGTATACGGCAAGTTTAAAAATTCAACTTGAACAAtctacaccgtattatccacaagcAAATAGGCAGGCCAAG ATCAGCGACAGGGACAACACCTTATGCACTAACCTAggacacgatgcaatgttaccagtcgagttaagcataaattcgttgcgaataattgaacaaagtagtctgtttagcgccgaatataatcagtccatgagacaggagttagaagatttggaacAAGCGCGACTTGATGCTTATAACTTGctggtggcacaaaaacggATTGTCGAGCaagcctataatcaaaaggtccGACAAAAAACATTTGGCGAGGGAGAGTTGGtctggcaaacggtgttgcccgtaggactTAAAGACCCCAGGTTCGGTAAATGGTCGCCAAATTGGGAAGGGTCATTTGTTGTACATAAAGTATACGGCAATGGGGCATATCATCTTAGAGACCAGACTGGCTTAGTTCACAAATTgccaatcaatgggaagtttttgaaaaagaactatccggtcacatgggaaatgcgggaatag